Within Halarchaeum grantii, the genomic segment CGAGCGCGCACCCTGCGGGCCGACTCGCGAACCCGCTCTTCCGGGCGTTCGTCCGCGCTGGCGCGCCCGGAACGCCCGCGGGCGCGGCGCGGACGCTCGACGCCACGGTGGAGCGAGCGCACGCCGCCGCGCGCGAACGCGCGACGCGATGCGACGAACGACGACTGTTCGGGGGGTTCTGCTCGGTGTTCGTCGCCGAGGTGTGAGGGTGACTTATTCCGACGGCGCCCGTAGGGTGGGTATGCCCGAAGAAGTCGTCTTCGAGTCCGAGAGCGAGCGGAGCCGCACGGACGTCGCCGCGCTCCTGCGACGGGTCGCCGACAGCCTCGACGCGGGCGACGACGTCACGCTCAGCGCCGGCGAGGAATCGGTGACGCTCGCGGTCCCGGAGCGCGTGACGTTCGAGACGAAAGTCGAGGAGGAAACGGGTGCCGGCCCGGTCGAGACGAGCGTCGAGTTCGAACTCGAGTGGACGGACGGGGAGGGCGGTGACGGCGAGTTGCGCGTCGAGTAGCGTCGCGCGACCGGCGATGCGTCGCGGCGGTCCCACCCACCCGGTGACGGCCGGACGCGAGCGTCGAAATCACCGCATGGAGACAGCTGTCACTTCCGTTCGAGATACCGTGATGAAATGGAGTAGTTCCACCAGGATTCGAACCTGGGTCGTTGCCCCCAGAAGGCAACAGGATTGGCCGCTACCCCATGGAACTACGCGCGGCGTCGCTTCGCACACGAGCATACTCCGTGGCCGAATATGAGTCTTGCGGACTCCACCGAGGTGCCGGACGGCGGTGGCGTCGGCGGGTTTCGAGGCGCCAGAGTGACACCCCAAACGTGCATAGACCGCCATCTATATACCGTCGATAGGCGCACGGACGTGTGTATGTACGTCGGTCGTTTCGTCGTGGTGGGTCCCGGTCTCGGGGCGTACCGCGTCTCCTCTCGGTCGTTCCCGAATCGCCAGGTCACCGCGCGCGAGGACGCCCTCACGGTCGGGCCGACGCCGGACGCGCCGGAGACGGACAACCCCTACATCGCCTACAACTGCGTGCGCGAGGCGGGCGACGGCCTCGCGGTCGTGGGGAACGGCTCGCACGTCGACCCGATCGCGGAGAAACTCGACCTCGGCTATCCGCCGCGCGACGCGCTCGCGACGGCGCTGTTCGCGCTCGACTACGAGAAGGACGACTACGACACGCCGCGTATCGCGGGCGTCGTCGGGGCCGAGGAAGCGTACGTCGGGACGGTGCGCGCGGACGCCCTGAAGGTCGAGCGCGTCGAGGAGGCGACGCTCGTCGCGACCTACGAGAAGGACGACCCCGAGGCCTACGCGCTGGCGGCGACGACCGCCGAGGCGGCGGCGCGCGAGGTGTACGACGCGGACTTCGAGCACGCGGTCTGTGCGGCGGCGGCCGAGGTGGCGGCTGACGGCGTCGAGACCGCGCTCTACAACGGCGAGTAAGCGAGTCCCGCGAGCGTTTTTTTGCGTCGCGCGCCCGTACTCGTGGGCATGCGCGTCGGTCTCATCTCGGACGTTCACTCGAATCGCGTGGCGCTGCGAGCGGTACTGGACGACATGCCGGACGTGGACGTCCTGCTGTGCGCGGGCGACGTCGTCGGCTACAACCCGTGGCCGGCGGCGTGCGTCGAACGCCTGCGCGAGCGCGGCGTCCCGACGGTGATGGGGAACCACGACCGGATGCTCGCGTCCGGGCGGAACTTCGGGGGGAACGGGATGGCGAGAGCCGGGGTCGAGCACGCCCGCGAGCGCCTCGACGCCGAGGAGCGCGCGTGGATCGAGGGGTTGCCGCGCGAGCACGTCGCCTGCGACGGCCGCGTGAGGGTCGTCCACGACCACCCCGAGTACGTCGACCACTACACGTACCCGGACGAGTTCTCCGCCGACCTCCTCGGCGACGAGGACGTGCTCGTCCTCGGGCACACGCACGTCCAAGGCTATCGGGCGTTCGAGGACGGCCTCGTGGTGAACCCCGGGAGCGTCGGCCAGCCCCGCGACGACGACCCGCGCGCCGCGTACGCGGTGCTCGACCTCGAGGAGAAGACGATCGAGGAGCGCCGCGTCGAATACGACGTCGAGGCGGTCGTCGCGGCGGTCGAGGAGACCGGACTCCCCGAGTCGACGGGGACGCGACTGCGCGACGGCCGGTAGTCGGGGAACGCCTATCGGCCTCGAGTCGGGAGTGTCGCCGTGATGGATTCGGCGGGCTTCGGCGTCCTGTGTCTGGTCGCGCTCCTCGCGAGTTCGGCCCTCGGTCTCGCGCTCTTCGGCGTTCCGGGCGCGCTCGTCGGCGGACTCGTCGGGCTGGTGGTGTTCGTCCTGACGGCGCAAGCGAACGCCGGCGGGGCGGACCCGACGCTCCGACCGGACGAGCGAGACGAGGACGTGGAGGCGCGCGGGTTCGACCCAACGCGCCGACCCGCAGAGCGCGAACGCGACGAGGAGTAGCCTCAGCAGACCGGCTTGGGGTTGACGCCCATCGACTCGAGCTGTTCGGTGTACTCGTCGTAGGCGGCCTGGATGGCGTCGTCGGCGGCCGTCTTCGCGCGTTCCCAGTCCGCGTCGTCCTCACAGACGGTCTCGAGGAGGGCCGTCGCCGCATCGAGTTGGCCCTCGAGGTCGCCCTTGAGGTCGCGGAAGGTGGAGGCGGTCATGGGGTCGGCCTGCCCCGTGAAGAAGCCGGTGTACTGCTCCTTGGATTTCTCGGTGGCGAGGATGCGCCCCACCATCCCACCGGCGCGCGCGGCGGTGTCGTCGAGGTCGCGGAGGACGTCCTGCATCGCCGAGGGGTCCTCGCTCGGCTCGAAGCCGTCGTCGCCGAGTTCGTCGAGAACGGTCTCGTAGTGCTCGCGCTCTTGGTCGGCGGCGTCCGCGAACGCCTCGCCGGCGGGCGTGTCAGTGCCCTCGTCGGCGGCCCACGCGGCGAACGTCTCGGCGGCGGCGTACTCGGCGTTCGCGGCGGCGCGCAGCACCTCCTCGGGTTCGAGGTCGCCGCCGGTCGCGGCGTAGAGCGATTTCGAGGAGCCCAGTCGTGAGAGCGCGGTGTCGTTGTCGTCGCGGACGGCGTCGACGAATGCGTCGGGAGTCATGGTCGGGGATTGCACGCGGGAGGCCTAATACCCACCGTCACCGGTGCGGGTGGGTCGGGAGAGCGCCGTGGCTACGCGACGCGAAAAAACGGGAGAAGATGGAGCCTCGTTACTCGCGCCTCGCTTCGCTCAGCGCTCGCCTCTTCGCGAAACCTTCGGTTTCGAGTTATCGGACGGGCGACACGAGAGTCGCCCGTCCGGTTCGAGGTTCCTGCGGAACCTCGTTACTCGCCCGAGCCGGTCTCGATGGGGGCGTCGACGAGGTTGCCCCACTCGGTCCACGAGCCGTCGTAGTTGGTGACGTCGTCGTAGCCGAGGAGTTCGGAGAGCGCGAACCACGCGATCGAGGAGCGCTCACCGATGCGGCAGTAGGCGACGACCTCCTGGTCGTTCGTGACGCCTTCCTCCTCGTAGAGCTCCGCGAGCTGCTCCTTGGACTTGAAGCGGCCGTCCTCCTGGACCGTCGCGGCCCACGAGACGTTCTTCGCGCCGGGGACGTGGCCGCCGCGCTGGGCGGTCTCGTTGAGTCCCGGCGGCGCGAGGACCTCGCCGCTGTACTCCTCGGGCGAGCGAACGTCGACGAGTGGAATGCCGCGGTCGATGGCGGTCTCGACGTCGTCGCGGTAGGCGCGGATGGACTCGAAGGGGCCGCGCGGCGTGTAGTTCACGGAGTCGAAGTCGGGGACCTCGTCCGTGGTCGGGTAGCCCTCGTCGAGCCAGTAGTCGCGGCCGCCGTCGAGGAGGTAGACCTCGTCGTGGCCGAAGTACTTGAACTGCCAGTAGGTGTAGGCGGCGAACCAGTTGGAGTTGTCGCCGTAGAGGACGACCGTGGAGTCGTCGCTGATGCCGTGCTCGCCGAGCAGGGTCGCGAAGTCCTCCTTGGAGAGGATGTCGCGCTGCGTCTGGTCCTGGAGCTGCGTCTCCCAGTTGAAGCCGATGGCACCGGGCGCGTGCGAGTCTTCGTACGCTTCGGTGTCGACGTCGACCTCGACGAGTCGATACTCGGGGTCGTCGGATTCGAACTCGTCGAGGTGGGACTCGACCCAGTCCGCGCTGACGAGAACGTCGTTGGCGTAGTCGTCGTCTACCATGTGCGTGACTTGTGACGCCACGCATATAACCCTGCGCCACTTCGCAGGTTCCCCCGGTCCTTCCATTTCCCGGCGCGTCTTGCCCCTACTCGCTCCGCGAAGGCGGCGACGTCGTATGGCACGTCTTCGCTACCAGAAAGTGTTGCCTCTGCCTGTGATGCCAGCGGTATGACACGGTACGGCACGGGAGGCGTCCGGAGCGTCGCGACGCGACCCGAAGCGGTATCCACGCGGGCGCTATAGGAGGATGCGATGGACGAGGACGTCATCGTCTCCGCCGAGTGGCTCGACGAGCACAGAGAGGACCCGGACGTCGTCGTCGTGGACGTCCGCGACGCGTGGGAGTACGACGGCATCGGACACGTCCCCGGCGCGGTGAACGTCCCCTTCGACTCCTTCCGCGGCGGCGGCGAGGAGGGGATGCTCCCGCCGGAGGACGAGTGGGCGGCCCTCCTCGGCAAGTACGGGGTCGACGGGGGGACGACGCTCGTCGCCTACGACGACACGCACGGCGTGTTCGCGGCGCGCTTCCTCGTCACCGCGCTCCTCTACGGGCACGACCGCCTCCGCCTCCTCGACGGCGACTACTCGGCGTGGATGCAGGGCCACGAGACGAGCACCGAGTCCCCCGACGTCGAGGCGACGGAGTACACCGTCGAGCGGCCCGCCGACTCGCCGCTCGTCACGCTGGGCGACGTCGAGGCGGCGCTCGACGATCCGGAGGCCGTCGTCGTCGACACGCGCGAACCCGAGGAGTACGCCGAAGGCCACATCCCGGGCGCGGTGAACCTCGACTGGAAGGAGGTCGTCGACGAGGAGACGCGCGGCCTCAAGGCCCGCACGACCGTGTCGGAGATCTTCGCGTCGAAGGGCGTGACCCCGGAGAAGCGCGTCGTCCTCTACTGCAACACGGCGCGGCGCATCAGCCATACGTTCGTCGTCCTGCGGTGGTTGGGCTACGACGACGTCGCGTTCTACGAGGGGAGCCTGACCGAGTGGGAGGCCGAGGGCAAACCGCTCGAGTCGGCCTAGTTCCTGTTCTTCCGTTCTTCGTCCGCGATGAGGGTGACGGCTTCGACGAGCAGCGCGACGATCAGCGGGCCGGCGATGATGCCGATGACGCCGACGGTGAGGAGGCCGCCGGTGAAGCCGATGAAGTAGAGGCTCCCGGGGAGGCGGGCGGTGTGTCGGGAGAGTCGGGGACGGACGACCGGGTCGGGGAGCCACGCGACGAGCGCGCCGGCGACGACGGTGACGAGCACCGCGCCGACGACGTTGCCGACGCTGAGCTGGTAGAGCGCGAACGCGCCGACGACGATGCTCGGGCCGACGATGGGGAGGAACTGGAGGACGGCACAGACGAGGGCGATGGTGACGGGGAAGGGATACCCCAGTAGCCAGAAGACGGGGACGGCGACGAGGAAGGTGGCGAACGCGGTGGCGGCCTGCAGGACGTAGATGGCGTAGAGGGTGTCGCGGGCGCGACGCGCGAGCGCGCCGACGACGTCGTGATAGCGGAGGGGGACGGCGGCGAGGACGGCGGATTCGGCTTCCTCGTGGGCGACGAGGAGCGCGAAGACGAGGAGCGCGAAGAGCGTGAACTTCACGCCGAGGACGGGGAGCGCGCTGATGGCGTCGACGGCGAGCGCGCGGACGGTGTCGGTGAGCGGCCCGGTGAGAGTCGCGACGTCGACGACGTAGCTGAACGTCCCGAAGCCGAGGACGAACTCGTCGGGGAGCGACTGAATGAGCGCGAGGACGCCGCTCGAACGGATGTAGAGGAGGTAGGCGAAGGCGGTGATCGGGAAGAGGACGCCGAGCGTCGCGGCGCTCGTGGTGGCGGCGGCCGCCCACCACGCGGGGAGCCGATGGTTCGCCCGGCGGTAGACGGGGACGAGGAGGTAGGCGACGGTAGTGGCGAAGACCACGGTGCCGAGCACGCCGTGGAGGAGGACGGCGGCGAGCGCGGCGAGCGCGGCAAACAGGCCGATGAGGACGGTTCGTCGGGCGTACGGCACGCGCGGTGGTTCGCCCGGTGGAGGTAAAAAGACGCGGGGGACCCGTGACGCTCGCGGTTTCGAACCGACAGCCATGAGTATCACCGGGTGGGACCACCACGTAATGAAGCGACGCGACTACCTGCGGGCGGCGGGCGTGGCGGGCGCGCTCGGCCTCGCGGGCTGTACGGGCGACGGCGGGACGACCGAATCGACGACGGCGACGACGACGACGACGGGCTCGACGACCGCCGGGACGACGGGGACGGCGTCCGCGTCGCGGACGCTCACGGTCGCGACCTATCCCTCCTACGTGGACGGGTCGGACTCGCCGGGCGCGTGGCTCAAGGAGCGCTTCGAGGCCGCCCACGACGACGTCACCGTCGAGTGGTCGACGCCCACCTCCGGCTCCTCGAACATCAACGAGTACATCCAGCGCGCGAAGCAGGGCGCGGCCATCGACGCGGACGTCTACGTCGGCCTGAACACGGACGAACTCGTCCGCGTCGACCAGGAGCTCGACACGCAGTTGTTCGCCACGGTTCGCGACGACCTCACGCACGCCGCCGACGTGAAGGAGGGGCTGAACGTCGACCCGAAGGGCCGCGCGCTCCCCTACGACACCGGCTACGTCACGCCCGTCGTCGACGCGACGACCCTCGAGGTCGTCCCCGAGACCTTCGACGACCTCCTCCAGTCGCGCTACCGGGGCGACCTCCTCGCGGAGAACGCCCAGAGCTCCGACACGGGGAAGGCCTTCCTCCTCCACACCATCCACCAGCAGGGTGCCGACGGATATCTCGACTACTGGCGCGACCTCCTCGACAACGACGTCCGCGTCCTCGACTCGTGGGACGCCGCCTACAACGCCTACACGAAGGGCGAGGCGCCGATGGTCGTCTCCTACTCGACGGCGAAGGTGTACGCCGCGAACCAGGGCGAGGACCTCGACAAGTATCAGGTCGCCTTCCTGAACGACGAGGGGTACGCGAACCCCGAGAGCATGGCCGTCTTCAGCGGGAGCGAGCGCCGGGAGCTCGCGACGGCGTTCGTCGACTTCCTGCTCTCCGAGGAGGCACAGAGAACGGTCCCGCAGCTGAACTACCAGTCGCCGGCGACGACCACGGGGTCGCTCTCGGGGAACTTCGCGAAGTACAACGAGGAGCCCGCGAACCCCGTGACCTTCACGTACGACGAACTCGCAGGGAACGTCACGGAGTGGGTCGAGGAGTGGGCACGACTGGTCGCACAACACTGAGCGCGCGGCTCTACGCGCTCGCCGACCGCATCGGCGCGCGCGGCGCGTTCCTCGGGACGCTCGCCGTCCTCGTCGTCGTCTTCTACTACCCCGTTGGCACGGTGCTGTTCGCCGCGTTCAGCGACGACGGCGCGCTCTCGCTCGCGCCCCTGTGGGCGACGCTCACCGACCCCTTCTACTTCGGCGTCCTCTCCGGAGTAATCGCCGACCCCGCGAGCGCGCCGGGCGCGCTCGTCGGCTGGGTCGAGGCGGGCTTCCCCGCCGTCCGCACCGGGCTCTTCGGCTTCACCGCCTACCTCGCCGTCCTCGGCACCGCGTGCGCGGTGCTCGTCGGCCTCCCCGGCGCGTACGTCCTCGCGCGCTACGAGTTCCCCGGCCGGGAGACGATTCGCTCGCTCACCGTCGTCCCGTTCGTCCTCCCCGCCATCATGGTCGCGGTCGGCTTCACCACGATGTTCGGGACGCACGGCACCCTCAACGACGTCCTCTCGGTCGTCGGCCTCCGCGTCGACGTCGCGTTCAGCCTCCCGCTCGTCGTCGCCGCGCTCACCTTCTACAACGCCCCGCTCGTCACGCGCTTCGTCGTCGCCGCCGCGGACACCGTCGACGTGCGCGCCGTCGAGACCGCACGCACACTCGGCGCGCCGCGCTGGCGGGCGTTCCTCGACGTCGTCGCCCCCCAGCTGTTCCCCTCCTTCCTCGCGAGCGTCCTCCTCGTCTTCGTCTTCGACTTCATGGCGTTCCCAATCGTCCTCGCGTTGGGCGGGTTGCGCCTCGCCACCGTCGAGGTGTGGATCTACTCGCTCGCCGCCAACCTCGATCTCGGGGAGGCCGCCGCGCTCGCCGTCCTCGAAGCCGCCGTCACGCTCGGCGTCACCTACCTCTACCTACGCTACGAGCGCCGCGGCGGCTCCGGCACCGCCGGCGCCCGCGTCGAGCGCGTCCCCCTCGTCGGGCCGCCGAGCCTCGGACGCCTCCTCGCCGCCGCCTACGCCGTCGTCGCCGCCGTCCTCTACGTCGGCCCGCTCGCGAGCATGGTCGCGGAGAGCCTCACGCGCGCCGGCGGGTTCTCGCTCGCGAACTACGCTTTCCTCCTCGCCCAGCAGTTGGGGACCGGCGGCGCGCGCCCCACGGTCGCCGTCCAGAACAGCCTCCTCTTCGCCGTCGGCGCCGTCGCGCTCGCCGTCCCGATGGGCGTCAGCATCGCCGTCGTCACCAACCGGAGCGGGCGCCTCGCGCGCGTCGGCGGCGCGCTCCTGATGGCGCCGCTCGCCGTCAGCGGCGTCGTCACCGGCATCGGCCTCCTGCAGGGCCTCGTCTTCGGCGTCGACGTCCTCGGACACCACATCGCGGTCACGGGCCCGGTCGCCATCGTCGCCGCGCACGCCGTAGGTGGATATCCGTTCGTCGTGCGGAACGTCGCGCCCCTCCTCGCGCGCGTCGACGACGACCTCGTCGCCGCCGCCCGCACGCTCGGCGCCGGCCCCGCGCGAGCGTTCCGGGACGTGACGCTCCCGCTCGTCGCGCCGGGCGTCGTCGCGGGCGCCGCGTTCGCGTTCGCCATCAGCGTCGGCGAGTTCAACGCGACTATCGTGCTCGCGCGCGACACCGCCTCCTACACGATGCCGGTCGCCCTCGAACGATACCTCTCGAACCCCTCGGTCGGTCCCTATCTCGGCCCCGCGGCCGCGATGGGCACCGTCCTCCTCTGTGTCACCGCGGTGAGCTTCGTCGTCGTCGAACGCCTCGGCGGGCGGTGGGAGCCGTGAGCCTCGAACTCGGCGGCGTCGAGAAGACCTACGGCGACGCCGTCGCGCTGCGCGGCATCGACCTCGACGTCCGCGAGGGCGAGTTCTTCACGCTCGTCGGCCCCTCAGGCTGCGGGAAGACGACGACCCTCCGGTGTGTCGCGGGCCTCGAGGAGCCCACGGCGGGAACGGTGCGCTTCGACGGCCGGGACGTCACCGGCCTCGCGCCCGAGGAGCGGAACGTCGGCGTCGTCTTCCAGCACTACGCGCTCTTCCCGACGATGACGGTGCGCGAGAACGTCGCCTACGGCCTCCAGTTCGACCCGCCCGCGGGATCGGTCGCGGCGCGCGTCGACGAGTTGCTCGACCTCGTCGACCTCCCCGGGATGGGCGAGCGGATGCCGGACGAGCTCTCGGGCGGCCAGCGCCAGCGCGTCGCGCTCGCCCGCGCGCTCGCCCCCGAGCCGGACGTCCTCCTGCTCGACGAACCGCTCTCCGCGCTCGACGCGCGCCTCCGCGAGCGCCTCCGCCTCGAGGTGAAGCGCGTCCAGCGCGAACTCGACATCACGACGATATACGTCACGCACGACCAGGCCGAGGCGCTCGCGGTGAGCGACCGCCTCGCCGTCATGCACGACGGGCGCGTCGCGCAGGTCGGCGAACCCGAGGCCGTCTACGACGGGCCGGAGACGCGCTTCGTCGCGGAGTTCCTCGGCGAGAACAACTGCCTCGAGGGCCGTGCGAGTCGCGGGGTTGGAGGGGAAACAGGGGGGTCTGTCGTCGCGGTCGGCGACCGGGAGTTCGCGGTGGCGGGCGACCACGAGGGACCGGTGACGCTCTGCGTGCGCCCGGAATCGCTGGACGTGACCGCTTCGCACAACCGGTTCGACGCGGCCGTCACCGACGTCGAGTTCCTCGGCGACGCCTACAGGGTGCACTTCGAGTGGAACGGACGGCCGCTCCTCGCGCGCCTCGACGAGCCCCCGACGGGGACGGTGACGCTCGGCTTCGACCCCGGCGACGCCACCGTCCTCGAGCGCTGATCAGGGCGCGACGCCGACCGTGAGGAGGGTGCCCCAGCGACGATAGCGGTCCACCATCGCCTCGCGCGACTCGAAGCCCTCGTGGGGGAACGCGGCGGCGTCGGGGATCTCGATGTCGCGGTCGGCGACGGTGTCCTGCTCGGCGACGTGGAGGCCGGCCGCGCGGAACGTCTCCCTGTACTCCGCGCGCGACCAGCGCGTCATCTCCACGGAGATGTCCGCCTGCCAGTCGTGCGAGTGGACGTTCTCCTCGTAGTAGTTCACCGCGCAGTAGAAGGTCCCGCCGGGCCGGAGGACGCGCCGGACCTCCTCGAGCGTCTCGAGGGGGTCGGCGGCGTAATAGAACGCCTCCATCGAGAAGACGTGGTCGAGGCTGTCGTCGGCGAACGGGAGGTCGCCGAAGTCGCCGACGACGTAGCCGACGTCGGGGTCGTCCGTGTAGGCGCGGGCGTTGCGCGTCATCTCCGGGGAGCCGTCGAGGCCGTAGCCGCGTCCGATGCCGCGCTCGCGGAGCGCGCGCAGCGCGTACCCCGACCCCGTCCCGAGGTCGAGGACCGCGTCGGACTCCTCGACCGGCATCCGTGCGAGGACGTGCTTCGCGGTGTGCCAGTGGCGTTCCTCCATCCCCTTATCGCGGCCCGACGCCGCCCAGTCGTCGAACTCCTCGCGTACGCTCATGGCGGTCGGAGGGTCGTCGGCGAGTAAAACCGTTCGGTGACCGGGCGGGTGGTCGAGGGACCGGCGGTCGCGCGCACCGACCCCGCGACGCACGCCGTCACGGGCGACGGGGAGTCCCGCGAGGACACCGACGACCGGCCGTGAGGGCGGCCCGGGGGGCGACCGCTTCGCCGGGAAGTCCACCGGCTTCCGGGAGCGGAAGCGAGTGGCTTTATTCGCGGGCGCCGCGAGGATGGAACCATGGTCGGTCGGAGCAAGCGCTACGCCTTCGCGGACACCGCCCAGCAGGTCGTCGGCGGCTTCCTGCTCGCCGGGCCGTTCGTCGTCACCGAGGAGGTGTGGGTGCTCGCGAGTCGGATGGGGTGGTACCACGTCGCGCTCACGCTCGGGCTCATCGCCGCCATCGGCTACGGCGCGCTCTATCAGGCGGACGACGACCGCGACCCGGACAGGGAAGCCGAAGTCGCCGGCGTCCCCCTCCGGTTCGTCTCGCTCATGGCCGTCTCCTTCGGCGCCGTCCTCCTGCTCGCGATCTCCTTCCGCGCGCCCACGACGTTCGCGACGAACCTCGAACTGCGACTCGACGCGGTCGGCCTCGCCGTCTTCACCCTGAAAGCGACGAGCGTCGGCGCCGTCTTCAGCGTCGTCGGCGCCGCGACGGCGGACAGCGTCTTCTAGGGGCGATGCCGTCTTCAGCGTCGTCGGCGTTCACGAGACGCCGCGCGTCTCGTGAGCCAGTCGGGACGCGGAGCGTTCCGACGCTGCCGCGACGGCGGACAGCGTCTTCTAGTGGCGGCGCCGTCTGCACGACGGCGGATTCGCGAGTCGCCGCGACGGCGTGCGGCGTCCGCTGAGCGCGCTCGACGCGGGCGCAACTGTCGCGTCGCCGCCCATGGGAGACGCCAACACCACCTACCACTAAGTCGGTGCCACGCACCCATCGAGTATGGACTACCGGCTCGCGATCGACGGCGCCCCCGAGACGGTCCCGGGCGGCACCGCCGTCCTCCTCCTGCATCCCAGCATCGGGGAGACCGACCGCATCGACACCGACTTCCTCAAGACCGACACCGACGCCTTCCTCGTCATCTCCACGCGCACCACAGCGCGCGAAGTGATGCAGAAACTCGACCACTACGACGTGGACGAGACGCGCGCCCAGAT encodes:
- a CDS encoding amphi-Trp domain-containing protein; translation: MPEEVVFESESERSRTDVAALLRRVADSLDAGDDVTLSAGEESVTLAVPERVTFETKVEEETGAGPVETSVEFELEWTDGEGGDGELRVE
- a CDS encoding metallophosphoesterase family protein — translated: MRVGLISDVHSNRVALRAVLDDMPDVDVLLCAGDVVGYNPWPAACVERLRERGVPTVMGNHDRMLASGRNFGGNGMARAGVEHARERLDAEERAWIEGLPREHVACDGRVRVVHDHPEYVDHYTYPDEFSADLLGDEDVLVLGHTHVQGYRAFEDGLVVNPGSVGQPRDDDPRAAYAVLDLEEKTIEERRVEYDVEAVVAAVEETGLPESTGTRLRDGR
- a CDS encoding IMP cyclohydrolase; this translates as MYVGRFVVVGPGLGAYRVSSRSFPNRQVTAREDALTVGPTPDAPETDNPYIAYNCVREAGDGLAVVGNGSHVDPIAEKLDLGYPPRDALATALFALDYEKDDYDTPRIAGVVGAEEAYVGTVRADALKVERVEEATLVATYEKDDPEAYALAATTAEAAAREVYDADFEHAVCAAAAEVAADGVETALYNGE
- a CDS encoding sulfurtransferase yields the protein MDEDVIVSAEWLDEHREDPDVVVVDVRDAWEYDGIGHVPGAVNVPFDSFRGGGEEGMLPPEDEWAALLGKYGVDGGTTLVAYDDTHGVFAARFLVTALLYGHDRLRLLDGDYSAWMQGHETSTESPDVEATEYTVERPADSPLVTLGDVEAALDDPEAVVVDTREPEEYAEGHIPGAVNLDWKEVVDEETRGLKARTTVSEIFASKGVTPEKRVVLYCNTARRISHTFVVLRWLGYDDVAFYEGSLTEWEAEGKPLESA
- a CDS encoding ABC transporter permease produces the protein MGTTGRTTLSARLYALADRIGARGAFLGTLAVLVVVFYYPVGTVLFAAFSDDGALSLAPLWATLTDPFYFGVLSGVIADPASAPGALVGWVEAGFPAVRTGLFGFTAYLAVLGTACAVLVGLPGAYVLARYEFPGRETIRSLTVVPFVLPAIMVAVGFTTMFGTHGTLNDVLSVVGLRVDVAFSLPLVVAALTFYNAPLVTRFVVAAADTVDVRAVETARTLGAPRWRAFLDVVAPQLFPSFLASVLLVFVFDFMAFPIVLALGGLRLATVEVWIYSLAANLDLGEAAALAVLEAAVTLGVTYLYLRYERRGGSGTAGARVERVPLVGPPSLGRLLAAAYAVVAAVLYVGPLASMVAESLTRAGGFSLANYAFLLAQQLGTGGARPTVAVQNSLLFAVGAVALAVPMGVSIAVVTNRSGRLARVGGALLMAPLAVSGVVTGIGLLQGLVFGVDVLGHHIAVTGPVAIVAAHAVGGYPFVVRNVAPLLARVDDDLVAAARTLGAGPARAFRDVTLPLVAPGVVAGAAFAFAISVGEFNATIVLARDTASYTMPVALERYLSNPSVGPYLGPAAAMGTVLLCVTAVSFVVVERLGGRWEP
- a CDS encoding sulfurtransferase; protein product: MVDDDYANDVLVSADWVESHLDEFESDDPEYRLVEVDVDTEAYEDSHAPGAIGFNWETQLQDQTQRDILSKEDFATLLGEHGISDDSTVVLYGDNSNWFAAYTYWQFKYFGHDEVYLLDGGRDYWLDEGYPTTDEVPDFDSVNYTPRGPFESIRAYRDDVETAIDRGIPLVDVRSPEEYSGEVLAPPGLNETAQRGGHVPGAKNVSWAATVQEDGRFKSKEQLAELYEEEGVTNDQEVVAYCRIGERSSIAWFALSELLGYDDVTNYDGSWTEWGNLVDAPIETGSGE
- a CDS encoding ABC transporter ATP-binding protein, producing MGAVSLELGGVEKTYGDAVALRGIDLDVREGEFFTLVGPSGCGKTTTLRCVAGLEEPTAGTVRFDGRDVTGLAPEERNVGVVFQHYALFPTMTVRENVAYGLQFDPPAGSVAARVDELLDLVDLPGMGERMPDELSGGQRQRVALARALAPEPDVLLLDEPLSALDARLRERLRLEVKRVQRELDITTIYVTHDQAEALAVSDRLAVMHDGRVAQVGEPEAVYDGPETRFVAEFLGENNCLEGRASRGVGGETGGSVVAVGDREFAVAGDHEGPVTLCVRPESLDVTASHNRFDAAVTDVEFLGDAYRVHFEWNGRPLLARLDEPPTGTVTLGFDPGDATVLER
- a CDS encoding AI-2E family transporter; the encoded protein is MPYARRTVLIGLFAALAALAAVLLHGVLGTVVFATTVAYLLVPVYRRANHRLPAWWAAAATTSAATLGVLFPITAFAYLLYIRSSGVLALIQSLPDEFVLGFGTFSYVVDVATLTGPLTDTVRALAVDAISALPVLGVKFTLFALLVFALLVAHEEAESAVLAAVPLRYHDVVGALARRARDTLYAIYVLQAATAFATFLVAVPVFWLLGYPFPVTIALVCAVLQFLPIVGPSIVVGAFALYQLSVGNVVGAVLVTVVAGALVAWLPDPVVRPRLSRHTARLPGSLYFIGFTGGLLTVGVIGIIAGPLIVALLVEAVTLIADEERKNRN
- a CDS encoding rubrerythrin family protein, which gives rise to MTPDAFVDAVRDDNDTALSRLGSSKSLYAATGGDLEPEEVLRAAANAEYAAAETFAAWAADEGTDTPAGEAFADAADQEREHYETVLDELGDDGFEPSEDPSAMQDVLRDLDDTAARAGGMVGRILATEKSKEQYTGFFTGQADPMTASTFRDLKGDLEGQLDAATALLETVCEDDADWERAKTAADDAIQAAYDEYTEQLESMGVNPKPVC
- a CDS encoding class I SAM-dependent methyltransferase, which encodes MSVREEFDDWAASGRDKGMEERHWHTAKHVLARMPVEESDAVLDLGTGSGYALRALRERGIGRGYGLDGSPEMTRNARAYTDDPDVGYVVGDFGDLPFADDSLDHVFSMEAFYYAADPLETLEEVRRVLRPGGTFYCAVNYYEENVHSHDWQADISVEMTRWSRAEYRETFRAAGLHVAEQDTVADRDIEIPDAAAFPHEGFESREAMVDRYRRWGTLLTVGVAP
- a CDS encoding thiamine ABC transporter substrate-binding protein, translated to MKRRDYLRAAGVAGALGLAGCTGDGGTTESTTATTTTTGSTTAGTTGTASASRTLTVATYPSYVDGSDSPGAWLKERFEAAHDDVTVEWSTPTSGSSNINEYIQRAKQGAAIDADVYVGLNTDELVRVDQELDTQLFATVRDDLTHAADVKEGLNVDPKGRALPYDTGYVTPVVDATTLEVVPETFDDLLQSRYRGDLLAENAQSSDTGKAFLLHTIHQQGADGYLDYWRDLLDNDVRVLDSWDAAYNAYTKGEAPMVVSYSTAKVYAANQGEDLDKYQVAFLNDEGYANPESMAVFSGSERRELATAFVDFLLSEEAQRTVPQLNYQSPATTTGSLSGNFAKYNEEPANPVTFTYDELAGNVTEWVEEWARLVAQH